One genomic window of Elaeis guineensis isolate ETL-2024a chromosome 2, EG11, whole genome shotgun sequence includes the following:
- the LOC105043857 gene encoding uncharacterized protein — translation MAEEQQLRLDLEELRYLESIAKRPRVLSLLSSEIRNLDAKLSQVTAAVAASAAQPSVSAEKAPAAASALNYVTLGSFSWDQDNDKIKLYVFLEGVQEERMETVFKPMLVDIMFHDVQGKNYRFSIPKLNKEIVPEKCKMVVKPTKVIVTLFKASKGNWLDLHFKDDKLKPGLDKDKDPMAGIMDLMKNMYEEGDDDMKRTIAKAWSDARSGKTADPLRGYP, via the exons ATGGCGGAAGAGCAGCAGCTGAGGCTGGACCTGGAGGAGCTTCGCTATCTCGAGTCCATCGCCAAGAGGCCCCGcgtcctctccctcctctcttccgAGATCCGTAACCTCGACGCCAAG TTGTCGCAGGTTACTGCAGCAGTTGCTGCATCAGCAGCGCAGCCTTCGGTATCTGCCGAAAAGGCTCCCGCTGCAGCCAGCGCTTTGAATTATGTCACGCTTGGATCGTTTAGCTGGGATCAAGACAATGACAAGATCAAG CTCTATGTATTTCTTGAAGGTGTACAAGAAGAGAGGATGGAGACTGTTTTTAAGCCTATGTTGGTGGACATCATGTTTCATGACGTCCAAGGGAAAAATTACCGATTCTCTATACCAAAATTAAACAAAGAAATAGTTCCTGAGAAATGTAAAATGGTGGTCAAGCCAACGAAGGTTATTGTTACCCTGTTCAAAGCTTCGAAAGGAAACTGGTTAGACCTGCACTTCAAAGATGACAAG CTAAAGCCAGGTCTGGACAAAGATAAGGACCCAATGGCGGGAATTAtggatttgatgaag AACATGTACGAGGAAGGTGATGACGACATGAAACGAACAATTGCCAAAGCTTGGTCTGATGCAAGATCTGGGAAAACAGCCGACCCGTTGAGAGGATACCCTTGA
- the LOC105043872 gene encoding interactor of constitutive active ROPs 4: MPRSRGSEMPQRQSPRAPLHLKTTACSEANGVHRHMVDRSPKLEDRRSPRSPLHEKKRGTRVADLETKLTRAQEELKKLREQLASTEAAKKEAQEALEEAKKRIPAAATSPQDSEEEKPPLPLKEETETTTQPLDSQEKSEQTVEKELLESKSEEESVNSPATDVFEVVSPAPVPTEPIDKENEAGNIYNEKVVEEKEEEETKAMVEKDGEIEMTATEKKEVGEDNRPIEIAESAEVLELKAKLLEKEKELENLSAENESFKNKAAEASENMMAAARAKEEELGVKLGSVEEELRESRTKAERLQEKLEAVEGARVALEAEMKRLRVQTEQWRKAAEAAAAVMAAGEGPGVEMMGDRKVAERCGSMNKHLGTGGGGFGGWGSPLMGGEMDDEGIGGGKRRGAGIRMFGDLWKKKGQQK, encoded by the exons ATGCCGAGGTCGAG AGGGTCAGAGATGCCGCAGCGGCAATCGCCACGGGCGCCGCTTCATCTGAAGACAACTGCCTGCTCTGAGGCCAATGGCGTTCACCGCCACATGGTGGACCGAAGTCCGAAGCTGGAGGACCGGCGCTCGCCTCGCAGCCCCCTCCATGAG AAGAAGAGGGGCACCAGGGTGGCGGATTTAGAGACGAAGCTCACCCGAGCCCAGGAGGAGCTCAAGAAGCTAAGGGAGCAGCTGGCCTCCACCGAGGCCGCCAAAAAGGAAGCCCAGGAAGCACTTGAGGAAGCCAAGAAACGAATCCCGGCCGCTGCCACCTCCCCCCAAGACTCAGAAGAAGAGAAGCCTCCTCTTCCCTTAAAAGAAGAGACCGAGACTACCACTCAACCCCTGGATTCTCAAGAGAAGAGTGAGCAGACGGTGGAGAAGGAATTGCTGGAGTCCAAATCCGAGGAGGAAAGCGTCAACTCCCCTGCTACTGATGTTTTTGAAGTAGTCTCGCCAGCTCCGGTCCCAACTGAGCCGATCGACAAAGAGAACGAGGCTGGGAATATTTATAATGAGAAAGTAgtggaggagaaggaagaggaagagacaAAGGCAATGGTGGAGAAAGATGGTGAGATTGAGATGACTGCAACAGAGAAAAAGGAAGTGGGAGAGGATAACAGGCCTATCGAGATCGCCGAGAGTGCAGAGGTATTGGAACTCAAGGCCAAGCTattggagaaggagaaagaactGGAGAACTTGTCAGCAGAGAATGAGAGCTTTAAGAACAAAGCAGCGGAGGCGTCGGAGAATATGATGGCCGCTGCGAGAGCTAAAGAAGAGGAGCTGGGTGTGAAGCTGGGCTCCGTGGAGGAGGAGCTGAGGGAGAGCCGAACAAAGGCGGAGAGGCTGCAGGAGAAGCTGGAGGCGGTGGAGGGGGCGAGGGTGGCGCTGGAGGCGGAGATGAAGCGGCTGAGGGTGCAGACGGAGCAGTGGCGCAAGGCGGCTGAGGCAGCAGCTGCAGTGATGGCGGCCGGGGAGGGGCCGGGAGTGGAGATGATGGGGGATAGAAAGGTGGCGGAAAGGTGCGGTTCCATGAACAAACACCTTGGTACCGGCGGCGGAGGTTTCGGAGGATGGGGATCGCCTCTGATGGGCGGGGAGATGGATGATGAGGGTATTGGTGGAGGGAAGAGGAGGGGGGCCGGAATTCGAATGTTCGGAGATCTCTGGAAGAAGAAGGGGCAGCAGAAGTAG